One Candidatus Melainabacteria bacterium genomic window carries:
- a CDS encoding amidohydrolase translates to MQKIDVHTHILPRDLPDLKQKFGYGGFITLEHHKPCCARMIRDDGKFFREIESNCWDPLTRLTDADKHGVNVQVLSTVPVMFSYWAKVEDTMYLSQFLNDHIAEVVRANPKRFVGLGTLPMQSPAHAIKELERCMRDLNFAGVQIGSHVNDWNLSDEHLFPIFQAAEELGAAIFVHPWDMMGEAKMQKYWLPWLVGMPAEISLAICSMIFGGVLERLPNLRVCFAHGGGAFTGTIGRIEHGFHARPDLCAIDNDKNPRAYLGRFFVDSLVHDAQMLKYLVSVYGEKCIALGTDYPFPLGEEEPGKLIESISEFSENTRKRLLYGTALQWLGKTEQDFALATELAVKNV, encoded by the coding sequence ATGCAAAAAATTGATGTCCACACGCATATCTTGCCGCGTGATTTGCCAGATTTGAAACAAAAGTTCGGCTACGGCGGATTCATCACACTGGAACATCACAAGCCCTGCTGTGCGCGCATGATTCGCGATGACGGAAAATTCTTTCGCGAAATCGAGAGCAATTGCTGGGATCCGCTAACAAGGCTTACCGATGCAGACAAGCACGGAGTGAACGTGCAAGTGCTTTCGACAGTGCCTGTTATGTTCAGCTACTGGGCAAAAGTCGAAGATACGATGTATCTCTCACAGTTTCTAAATGACCATATCGCCGAAGTTGTGCGCGCCAATCCGAAACGTTTCGTTGGGCTGGGCACGCTGCCGATGCAGTCTCCCGCCCACGCCATCAAAGAATTAGAACGTTGCATGCGCGACCTCAATTTTGCCGGCGTGCAAATTGGATCGCATGTGAATGATTGGAATTTGAGCGACGAACATCTCTTCCCCATATTTCAGGCAGCAGAGGAGCTGGGCGCCGCTATCTTCGTACATCCATGGGACATGATGGGCGAGGCAAAAATGCAGAAGTATTGGCTGCCGTGGCTCGTCGGCATGCCCGCTGAAATTTCTCTGGCAATCTGTTCGATGATCTTCGGCGGAGTGCTGGAAAGGCTGCCAAACCTGCGTGTCTGCTTCGCACACGGTGGTGGTGCCTTTACAGGAACAATCGGGCGAATCGAACACGGCTTTCATGCCAGACCCGATCTATGCGCAATCGACAACGACAAAAATCCGCGCGCATACTTAGGAAGATTTTTCGTTGATTCTCTCGTTCACGACGCTCAGATGCTCAAGTATCTGGTCAGTGTGTACGGAGAGAAGTGCATCGCCCTGGGAACAGATTATCCGTTCCCGCTCGGCGAAGAGGAACCAGGGAAACTGATCGAATCGATTTCGGAATTCTCGGAAAATACACGCAAGCGTCTTCTCTACGGAACAGCACTGCAATGGCTGGGAAAAACGGAGCAAGATTTCGCCCTCGCCACGGAGTTAGCGGTAAAGAATGTCTAG